In Cyclopterus lumpus isolate fCycLum1 chromosome 9, fCycLum1.pri, whole genome shotgun sequence, a single genomic region encodes these proteins:
- the LOC117736524 gene encoding GRAM domain-containing protein 2B isoform X3: MENYSVDDLFQLRRRSTMSRPPPRSDAENVERPTLKEQELSGRRKPALVRSKTFDHSLLTQVQTDPDSKIERKKSHYSQLSKSNCQYHKLFKEISKEEQLRQSYTCALQKDILYQGRMFVSDHWICFHSKVFGKDTKIAIPVMSVTHIKKTKTAILLPNALVIATANDRYVFVSFMSRDNTYKFLMSISLHLEEKSPCSSPVLSSAPNSFRGQRSPLTPRFPRSFPGAFCDLDVAVMPRRRDLEESSSSDSQTPDDDKMEEFPAPPLLHTLKQPDGAAPPGHPDLQHKGKNQHQKQNQNQHQNQNLHQNQDNKQQDKRHAGSELIIDGRTLTVVSLNTLLFVYLLLVCVLVLSSCYLAFKIVSLEQRLTTLGSVADFPDQENDFLRGSGVNAELFSELLTINLMKLEKVQKNLQRLLDEAT; the protein is encoded by the exons atggagaactacagcgtggACGACTTGTTTCAGTTGAGAAGGAGGAGCACGATGTCCAGACCACCTCCCCG TTCTGATGCAGAAAACGTGGAGCGACCGACGCTCAAAGAGCAGGAGCTGTCGGGCCGGAGGAAACCAGCGTTGGTCAG ATCAAAGACCTTCGATCACTCTCTGCTGACTCAAGTCCAGACGGACCCGGACTCCAAGATAGAGAGGAAGAAGTCTCACTACAGCCAG ctttCGAAGAGCAACTGTCAGTACCATAAACTATTCAAGGAGATCAGCAAAGAGGAACAGCTCAGACAGA GTTACACCTGTGCTCTGCAGAAAGACATCCTCTACCAGGGCCGGATGTTCGTCTCTGACCACTGGATCTGCTTCCACTCCAAGGTGTTTGGAAAAGACACAAAG ATCGCCATCCCCGTGATGTCCGTCACGCACATCAAGAAGACCAAGACCGCCATCCTGCTGCCGAACGCTCTGGTGATCGCCACTGCCAACGACAGG TACGTCTTCGTGTCCTTCATGTCCAGAGACAACACCTACAAGTTCCTGATGTCCATCAGTCTCCACCTGGAG GAGAAGAGTCCGTGCAGCAGCCCCGTTCTGTCCTCAGCCCCAAACAGcttcagaggtcaaaggtcaccccTGACGCCTCGCTTCCCTCGG AGCTTTCCGGGTGCGTTCTGCGACCTGGACGTGGCCGTGATGCCGAGGAGGCGGGAcctggaggagagcagcagcTCGGACTCCCAGACCCCCGACGACGACAAGATGGAGG AGTTCCCTGCTCCTCCACTTCTGCACACGTTGAAGCAGCCGGACGGTGCAGCGCCGCCCGGACATCCGGACCTTCAGCATAAAGGGAAGAACCAGCACCAGaagcagaaccagaaccagcaccagaaccagaacctgCACCAGAACCAAGACAACAAGCAGCAGGACAAACGCCACGCTG GCTCAGAGCTGATAATTGACGGACGGACTCTGACAGTAGTTTCTCTCAACACTCTGCTGTTTGTCTACCTGTTACT agtgtgtgtcctggtcctgtcttcctgttactTGGCCTTTAAGATCGTCTCATTGGAGCAGAGGCTGACGACACTCGGCTCCGTCGCCGACTTCCCCGACCAGGA AAACGACTTCCTGCGGGGGAGCGGCGTGAACGCGGAGCTGTTCTCCGAACTGCTGACCATCAACCTGATGAAGCTGGAGAAG GTGCAGAAGAACCTGCAGAGGCTGCTGGACGAAGCGACCTGA
- the LOC117736524 gene encoding GRAM domain-containing protein 2B isoform X1, translating to MENYSVDDLFQLRRRSTMSRPPPRSDAENVERPTLKEQELSGRRKPALVRSKTFDHSLLTQVQTDPDSKIERKKSHYSQLSKSNCQYHKLFKEISKEEQLRQSYTCALQKDILYQGRMFVSDHWICFHSKVFGKDTKIAIPVMSVTHIKKTKTAILLPNALVIATANDRYVFVSFMSRDNTYKFLMSISLHLEEKSPCSSPVLSSAPNSFRGQRSPLTPRFPRSFPGAFCDLDVAVMPRRRDLEESSSSDSQTPDDDKMEEFPAPPLLHTLKQPDGAAPPGHPDLQHKGKNQHQKQNQNQHQNQNLHQNQDNKQQDKRHAGSELIIDGRTLTVVSLNTLLFVYLLLVCVLVLSSCYLAFKIVSLEQRLTTLGSVADFPDQENDFLRGSGVNAELFSELLTINLMKLEKVSFHSKTPELVPIDIPKYPQSCWSIPVVPQIGVQKNLQRLLDEAT from the exons atggagaactacagcgtggACGACTTGTTTCAGTTGAGAAGGAGGAGCACGATGTCCAGACCACCTCCCCG TTCTGATGCAGAAAACGTGGAGCGACCGACGCTCAAAGAGCAGGAGCTGTCGGGCCGGAGGAAACCAGCGTTGGTCAG ATCAAAGACCTTCGATCACTCTCTGCTGACTCAAGTCCAGACGGACCCGGACTCCAAGATAGAGAGGAAGAAGTCTCACTACAGCCAG ctttCGAAGAGCAACTGTCAGTACCATAAACTATTCAAGGAGATCAGCAAAGAGGAACAGCTCAGACAGA GTTACACCTGTGCTCTGCAGAAAGACATCCTCTACCAGGGCCGGATGTTCGTCTCTGACCACTGGATCTGCTTCCACTCCAAGGTGTTTGGAAAAGACACAAAG ATCGCCATCCCCGTGATGTCCGTCACGCACATCAAGAAGACCAAGACCGCCATCCTGCTGCCGAACGCTCTGGTGATCGCCACTGCCAACGACAGG TACGTCTTCGTGTCCTTCATGTCCAGAGACAACACCTACAAGTTCCTGATGTCCATCAGTCTCCACCTGGAG GAGAAGAGTCCGTGCAGCAGCCCCGTTCTGTCCTCAGCCCCAAACAGcttcagaggtcaaaggtcaccccTGACGCCTCGCTTCCCTCGG AGCTTTCCGGGTGCGTTCTGCGACCTGGACGTGGCCGTGATGCCGAGGAGGCGGGAcctggaggagagcagcagcTCGGACTCCCAGACCCCCGACGACGACAAGATGGAGG AGTTCCCTGCTCCTCCACTTCTGCACACGTTGAAGCAGCCGGACGGTGCAGCGCCGCCCGGACATCCGGACCTTCAGCATAAAGGGAAGAACCAGCACCAGaagcagaaccagaaccagcaccagaaccagaacctgCACCAGAACCAAGACAACAAGCAGCAGGACAAACGCCACGCTG GCTCAGAGCTGATAATTGACGGACGGACTCTGACAGTAGTTTCTCTCAACACTCTGCTGTTTGTCTACCTGTTACT agtgtgtgtcctggtcctgtcttcctgttactTGGCCTTTAAGATCGTCTCATTGGAGCAGAGGCTGACGACACTCGGCTCCGTCGCCGACTTCCCCGACCAGGA AAACGACTTCCTGCGGGGGAGCGGCGTGAACGCGGAGCTGTTCTCCGAACTGCTGACCATCAACCTGATGAAGCTGGAGAAGGTCAGCTTCCATTCAAAAACACCTGAACTGGTTCCCATCGACATCCCCAAATACCCACAATCCTGTTGGTCTATTCCAGTGGTTCCTCAAATAGGG GTGCAGAAGAACCTGCAGAGGCTGCTGGACGAAGCGACCTGA
- the LOC117736524 gene encoding GRAM domain-containing protein 2B isoform X5, which produces MKLDSPNRAGSDAENVERPTLKEQELSGRRKPALVRSKTFDHSLLTQVQTDPDSKIERKKSHYSQLSKSNCQYHKLFKEISKEEQLRQSYTCALQKDILYQGRMFVSDHWICFHSKVFGKDTKIAIPVMSVTHIKKTKTAILLPNALVIATANDRYVFVSFMSRDNTYKFLMSISLHLEEKSPCSSPVLSSAPNSFRGQRSPLTPRFPRSFPGAFCDLDVAVMPRRRDLEESSSSDSQTPDDDKMEEFPAPPLLHTLKQPDGAAPPGHPDLQHKGKNQHQKQNQNQHQNQNLHQNQDNKQQDKRHAGSELIIDGRTLTVVSLNTLLFVYLLLVCVLVLSSCYLAFKIVSLEQRLTTLGSVADFPDQENDFLRGSGVNAELFSELLTINLMKLEKVQKNLQRLLDEAT; this is translated from the exons ATGAAACTTGACTCTCCAAACAGAGCTGG TTCTGATGCAGAAAACGTGGAGCGACCGACGCTCAAAGAGCAGGAGCTGTCGGGCCGGAGGAAACCAGCGTTGGTCAG ATCAAAGACCTTCGATCACTCTCTGCTGACTCAAGTCCAGACGGACCCGGACTCCAAGATAGAGAGGAAGAAGTCTCACTACAGCCAG ctttCGAAGAGCAACTGTCAGTACCATAAACTATTCAAGGAGATCAGCAAAGAGGAACAGCTCAGACAGA GTTACACCTGTGCTCTGCAGAAAGACATCCTCTACCAGGGCCGGATGTTCGTCTCTGACCACTGGATCTGCTTCCACTCCAAGGTGTTTGGAAAAGACACAAAG ATCGCCATCCCCGTGATGTCCGTCACGCACATCAAGAAGACCAAGACCGCCATCCTGCTGCCGAACGCTCTGGTGATCGCCACTGCCAACGACAGG TACGTCTTCGTGTCCTTCATGTCCAGAGACAACACCTACAAGTTCCTGATGTCCATCAGTCTCCACCTGGAG GAGAAGAGTCCGTGCAGCAGCCCCGTTCTGTCCTCAGCCCCAAACAGcttcagaggtcaaaggtcaccccTGACGCCTCGCTTCCCTCGG AGCTTTCCGGGTGCGTTCTGCGACCTGGACGTGGCCGTGATGCCGAGGAGGCGGGAcctggaggagagcagcagcTCGGACTCCCAGACCCCCGACGACGACAAGATGGAGG AGTTCCCTGCTCCTCCACTTCTGCACACGTTGAAGCAGCCGGACGGTGCAGCGCCGCCCGGACATCCGGACCTTCAGCATAAAGGGAAGAACCAGCACCAGaagcagaaccagaaccagcaccagaaccagaacctgCACCAGAACCAAGACAACAAGCAGCAGGACAAACGCCACGCTG GCTCAGAGCTGATAATTGACGGACGGACTCTGACAGTAGTTTCTCTCAACACTCTGCTGTTTGTCTACCTGTTACT agtgtgtgtcctggtcctgtcttcctgttactTGGCCTTTAAGATCGTCTCATTGGAGCAGAGGCTGACGACACTCGGCTCCGTCGCCGACTTCCCCGACCAGGA AAACGACTTCCTGCGGGGGAGCGGCGTGAACGCGGAGCTGTTCTCCGAACTGCTGACCATCAACCTGATGAAGCTGGAGAAG GTGCAGAAGAACCTGCAGAGGCTGCTGGACGAAGCGACCTGA
- the LOC117736524 gene encoding GRAM domain-containing protein 2B isoform X4 yields the protein MTEDDVRRSRGGDGDHHSDAENVERPTLKEQELSGRRKPALVRSKTFDHSLLTQVQTDPDSKIERKKSHYSQLSKSNCQYHKLFKEISKEEQLRQSYTCALQKDILYQGRMFVSDHWICFHSKVFGKDTKIAIPVMSVTHIKKTKTAILLPNALVIATANDRYVFVSFMSRDNTYKFLMSISLHLEEKSPCSSPVLSSAPNSFRGQRSPLTPRFPRSFPGAFCDLDVAVMPRRRDLEESSSSDSQTPDDDKMEEFPAPPLLHTLKQPDGAAPPGHPDLQHKGKNQHQKQNQNQHQNQNLHQNQDNKQQDKRHAGSELIIDGRTLTVVSLNTLLFVYLLLVCVLVLSSCYLAFKIVSLEQRLTTLGSVADFPDQENDFLRGSGVNAELFSELLTINLMKLEKVQKNLQRLLDEAT from the exons ATGACGGAGGACGACgtcaggaggagcagaggaggagacggagaccACCA TTCTGATGCAGAAAACGTGGAGCGACCGACGCTCAAAGAGCAGGAGCTGTCGGGCCGGAGGAAACCAGCGTTGGTCAG ATCAAAGACCTTCGATCACTCTCTGCTGACTCAAGTCCAGACGGACCCGGACTCCAAGATAGAGAGGAAGAAGTCTCACTACAGCCAG ctttCGAAGAGCAACTGTCAGTACCATAAACTATTCAAGGAGATCAGCAAAGAGGAACAGCTCAGACAGA GTTACACCTGTGCTCTGCAGAAAGACATCCTCTACCAGGGCCGGATGTTCGTCTCTGACCACTGGATCTGCTTCCACTCCAAGGTGTTTGGAAAAGACACAAAG ATCGCCATCCCCGTGATGTCCGTCACGCACATCAAGAAGACCAAGACCGCCATCCTGCTGCCGAACGCTCTGGTGATCGCCACTGCCAACGACAGG TACGTCTTCGTGTCCTTCATGTCCAGAGACAACACCTACAAGTTCCTGATGTCCATCAGTCTCCACCTGGAG GAGAAGAGTCCGTGCAGCAGCCCCGTTCTGTCCTCAGCCCCAAACAGcttcagaggtcaaaggtcaccccTGACGCCTCGCTTCCCTCGG AGCTTTCCGGGTGCGTTCTGCGACCTGGACGTGGCCGTGATGCCGAGGAGGCGGGAcctggaggagagcagcagcTCGGACTCCCAGACCCCCGACGACGACAAGATGGAGG AGTTCCCTGCTCCTCCACTTCTGCACACGTTGAAGCAGCCGGACGGTGCAGCGCCGCCCGGACATCCGGACCTTCAGCATAAAGGGAAGAACCAGCACCAGaagcagaaccagaaccagcaccagaaccagaacctgCACCAGAACCAAGACAACAAGCAGCAGGACAAACGCCACGCTG GCTCAGAGCTGATAATTGACGGACGGACTCTGACAGTAGTTTCTCTCAACACTCTGCTGTTTGTCTACCTGTTACT agtgtgtgtcctggtcctgtcttcctgttactTGGCCTTTAAGATCGTCTCATTGGAGCAGAGGCTGACGACACTCGGCTCCGTCGCCGACTTCCCCGACCAGGA AAACGACTTCCTGCGGGGGAGCGGCGTGAACGCGGAGCTGTTCTCCGAACTGCTGACCATCAACCTGATGAAGCTGGAGAAG GTGCAGAAGAACCTGCAGAGGCTGCTGGACGAAGCGACCTGA
- the LOC117736524 gene encoding GRAM domain-containing protein 2B isoform X2: MTEDDVRRSRGGDGDHHSDAENVERPTLKEQELSGRRKPALVRSKTFDHSLLTQVQTDPDSKIERKKSHYSQLSKSNCQYHKLFKEISKEEQLRQSYTCALQKDILYQGRMFVSDHWICFHSKVFGKDTKIAIPVMSVTHIKKTKTAILLPNALVIATANDRYVFVSFMSRDNTYKFLMSISLHLEEKSPCSSPVLSSAPNSFRGQRSPLTPRFPRSFPGAFCDLDVAVMPRRRDLEESSSSDSQTPDDDKMEEFPAPPLLHTLKQPDGAAPPGHPDLQHKGKNQHQKQNQNQHQNQNLHQNQDNKQQDKRHAGSELIIDGRTLTVVSLNTLLFVYLLLVCVLVLSSCYLAFKIVSLEQRLTTLGSVADFPDQENDFLRGSGVNAELFSELLTINLMKLEKVSFHSKTPELVPIDIPKYPQSCWSIPVVPQIGVQKNLQRLLDEAT, encoded by the exons ATGACGGAGGACGACgtcaggaggagcagaggaggagacggagaccACCA TTCTGATGCAGAAAACGTGGAGCGACCGACGCTCAAAGAGCAGGAGCTGTCGGGCCGGAGGAAACCAGCGTTGGTCAG ATCAAAGACCTTCGATCACTCTCTGCTGACTCAAGTCCAGACGGACCCGGACTCCAAGATAGAGAGGAAGAAGTCTCACTACAGCCAG ctttCGAAGAGCAACTGTCAGTACCATAAACTATTCAAGGAGATCAGCAAAGAGGAACAGCTCAGACAGA GTTACACCTGTGCTCTGCAGAAAGACATCCTCTACCAGGGCCGGATGTTCGTCTCTGACCACTGGATCTGCTTCCACTCCAAGGTGTTTGGAAAAGACACAAAG ATCGCCATCCCCGTGATGTCCGTCACGCACATCAAGAAGACCAAGACCGCCATCCTGCTGCCGAACGCTCTGGTGATCGCCACTGCCAACGACAGG TACGTCTTCGTGTCCTTCATGTCCAGAGACAACACCTACAAGTTCCTGATGTCCATCAGTCTCCACCTGGAG GAGAAGAGTCCGTGCAGCAGCCCCGTTCTGTCCTCAGCCCCAAACAGcttcagaggtcaaaggtcaccccTGACGCCTCGCTTCCCTCGG AGCTTTCCGGGTGCGTTCTGCGACCTGGACGTGGCCGTGATGCCGAGGAGGCGGGAcctggaggagagcagcagcTCGGACTCCCAGACCCCCGACGACGACAAGATGGAGG AGTTCCCTGCTCCTCCACTTCTGCACACGTTGAAGCAGCCGGACGGTGCAGCGCCGCCCGGACATCCGGACCTTCAGCATAAAGGGAAGAACCAGCACCAGaagcagaaccagaaccagcaccagaaccagaacctgCACCAGAACCAAGACAACAAGCAGCAGGACAAACGCCACGCTG GCTCAGAGCTGATAATTGACGGACGGACTCTGACAGTAGTTTCTCTCAACACTCTGCTGTTTGTCTACCTGTTACT agtgtgtgtcctggtcctgtcttcctgttactTGGCCTTTAAGATCGTCTCATTGGAGCAGAGGCTGACGACACTCGGCTCCGTCGCCGACTTCCCCGACCAGGA AAACGACTTCCTGCGGGGGAGCGGCGTGAACGCGGAGCTGTTCTCCGAACTGCTGACCATCAACCTGATGAAGCTGGAGAAGGTCAGCTTCCATTCAAAAACACCTGAACTGGTTCCCATCGACATCCCCAAATACCCACAATCCTGTTGGTCTATTCCAGTGGTTCCTCAAATAGGG GTGCAGAAGAACCTGCAGAGGCTGCTGGACGAAGCGACCTGA
- the LOC117736109 gene encoding solute carrier family 12 member 2-like, translating into MRTFGHNTIDAVPNIDFYRHTAATLGEKLIRPSLSELHDELDKVKPSTADGLANGEEPSAAEEAAVALAAKEAKGGTIKFGWVKGVLIRCMLNIWGVMLFIRMSWIVGQAGIGLTIAVILMATVVTTITGLSTSAIATNGFVRGGGAYYLISRSLGPEFGGSIGLIFAFANAVAVAMYVVGFAETVVEMLSDVDALMTDELNDIRIVGTLTVILLLGISVAGMEWEAKAQIVLLVILLAAIANYFIGSFIAVESKEPKGFFGYSSAIFLENLGPDFRDEETFFSMFAIFFPAATGILAGANISGDLADPQSAIPKGTLLAILITGVTYVVITISAGSCIVRDATGDHNDTVSDTVNCTDAACTLGYDFSICKEGGCQYGLMNDFQVMGLVSGFGPLISAGIFSATLSSALASLVSAPKVFQALCKDNIYPGLGMFAKGYGKNNEPLRGYVLTFCIGLAFILIAQLNVIAPIISNFFLASYALINFSVFHASLANSPGWRPSFKYYNMWVSLAGAVLCCVVMFVINWWAALVTLLIVLALYIYVSYKKPDVNWGSSTQALIYNQALTHCMNLTGVEDHVKNFRPQCLVLAGYPNARPALLQLVHSFTKNVGLMVCAHVRTVTRRPNLKEVSQEHARCQRWLNKKRLQAFYTHVFSDSLRHGAQFLMQAVGLGRLKPNTLVMGFKNNWSDGDMRDVEVYINTIHDAFDLQFGVAILRLQDGLDVSHIQGQDEILTTHEKPAKEVVVSVTLTKDSDSDSCPSKTTSSQSSPLIVRAAAETKCPLSLSDQRLLETSQQFKRKQGKGTIDVWWLFDDGGLTLLIPFLLTNRSKWGDCRIRVFIGGKINRIDHDRRAMATLLSRFRIDYSDIHVLGDINTKPKKHNKLSFKELIEPYRLKEDDMEQEAAERLKAQEPWRITDNELELYRAKNNRQIRLNELLKEHSSAAKLVVMSMPLARKGTVSSALYMCWLETLSKDLPPLLLVRGNHQSVLTFYS; encoded by the exons ATGAGGACCTTCGGACACAACACCATCGACGCGGTGCCCAACATCGACTTCTACCGGCACACCGCCGCGACTCTCGGGGAGAAGCTCATCCGGCCGTCGCTGTCGGAGCTGCACGATGAACTCGACAAAGTAAAACC TTCGACGGCG GACGGTCTGGCCAATGGAGAGGAGCCGTCGGCGGCTGAGGAGGCGGCGGTGGCCCTGGCGGCGAAGGAGGCGAAAGGAGGAACCATCAAGTTCGGTTGGGTCAAAGGAGTCTTG ATCCGCTGCATGCTGAACATCTGGGGTGTGATGCTCTTCATCAGAATGTCCTGGATCGTTGGACAGGCTGGAATCG GACTCACCATTGCGGTCATTCTGATGGCCACTGTGGTCACCACCATCACTGGTCTGTCAACTTCTGCGATAGCAACAAACGGCTTCGTACGAGGAG GAGGAGCGTACTACCTGATCTCCAGGAGCCTGGGGCCGGAGTTCGGAGGCTCCATCGGCCTCATCTTCGCCTTCGCCAACGCCGTGGCCGTGGCCATGTACGTCGTGGGCTTCGCGGAGACGGTCGTTGAGATGCTCAGC GACGTCGACGCCCTGATGACCGATGAGCTCAACGACATTCGCATCGTCGGGACTCTGACCGTCATCCTGCTGCTGGGGATCTCTGTCGCTGGAATGGAGTGGGAAGCCAAG GCTCAGATCGTGCTCCTGGTGATCCTGCTGGCCGCCATCGCTAACTACTTCATAGGAAGCTTCATTGCAGTAGAGAGCAAAGAGCCAAAAGGATTCTTCGGCTATAGTT CTGCCATCTTTTTAGAGAACCTGGGTCCGGACTTCAGAGACGAGGAGACGTTCTTCTCGATGTTCGCCATTTTCTTTCCCGCGGCCACCGGGATCCTCGCCGGAGCCAACATCTCCGGAGACCTCGCG gaCCCTCAGTCAGCGATCCCTAAAGGTACCCTGCTGGCCATCCTCATCACAGGAGTTACCTATGTGGTCATCACCATCTCTGCAG GCTCCTGCATCGTGCGGGACGCCACCGGCGACCACAACGACACGGTGAGCGACACGGTGAACTGCACCGACGCCGCCTGCACGCTGGGCTACGACTTCTCCATCTGCAAGGAGGGCGGCTGTCAGTACGGCCTGATGAACGACTTCCAG gtgATGGGTCTGGTGTCGGGCTTCGGTCCTCTGATCTCCGCGGGGATCTTTTCTGCCACTCTGTCGTCGGCTCTGGCCTCGCTGGTCAGCGCGCCCAAAGTCTTCCAG GCTCTGTGCAAGGACAACATCTACCCGGGGCTGGGAATGTTTGCAAAGGGTTACGGGAAGAACAACGAGCCTCTCCGCGGCTACGTGCTAACCTTCTGCATCGGCCTGGCCTTCATCCTCATCG CGCAGCTGAACGTCATCGCTCCGATCATCTCCAACTTCTTCCTGGCCTCGTACGCTCTCATTAACTTCTCCGTGTTCCACGCCTCCTTGGCCAACTCGCCAG GGTGGCGCCCCAGCTTCAAGTACTACAACATGTGGGTGTCTCTGGCCGGGGCGGTGCTGTGCTGCGTGGTGATGTTCGTCATCAACTGGTGGGCGGCGCTGGTCACGCTGCTCATCGTCCTCGCGCTCTACATCTACGTCAGCTACAAGAAGCCTG aCGTGAACTGGGGCTCCTCCACTCAGGCTCTGATCTACAATCAGGCTCTGACTCACTGCATGAACCTCACCGGAGTCGAGGACCACGTCAAGAACTTCAG GCCTCAGTGTCTGGTGCTGGCCGGTTACCCGAACGCCCGCCCCgccctgctgcagctggtccaCTCCTTCACCAAGAACGTGGGCCTCATGGTGTGCGCCCACGTGAGGACG gtgacCCGGAGGCCCAACCTGAAGGAGGTGTCCCAGGAACACGCCCGCTGCCAGCGGTGGCTCAACAAGAAGCGCCTCCAGGCGTTCTACACCCACGTGTTCTCTGACAGCCTGAGGCACGGGGCCCAGTTCCTCATGCAG GCTGTGGGTTTGGGGCGACTGAAGCCCAACACGTTGGTCATGGGTTTCAAGAACAACTGGAGTGATGGAGACATGCGGGACGTGGAGGTCTACATCAACACCATACA CGACGCCTTCGACCTGCAGTTCGGCGTGGCCATCCTTCGCCTGCAGGACGGCCTGGACGTGTCCCACATCCAGGGTCAAG ACGAGATTCTGACGACCCACGAGAAGCCGGCGAAGGAGGTGGTGGTGTCTGTCACTCTGACCAAGGACTCCGACTCCGACTCCTGTCCGTCAAAGACCACCAGCAGCCAGAGCAGCCCGCTCATCGTGAGAG CAGCTGCAGAGACCAAGTGTCCTCTGAGCCTCAGCGACCAGCGGCTGCTGGAGACCAGCCAGCAGTTCAAGAGGAAGCAGGGCAAAGGAACCATCGACGTCTGGTGGCTGTTTGACGACGGAG ggctgACGCTGCTGATTCCCTTCCTGCTGACCAACAGGAGCAAATGGGGCGACTGCAGGATCCGCGTCTTCATCGGCGGGAAGATCAACCGCATCGACCACGACCGCCGAGC catgGCCACGCTGCTCAGCAGGTTCAGGATCGACTACTCGGACATCCACGTCCTCGGAGACATCAACACCAAACCCAAGAAACACAA TAAGCTGAGCTTCAAGGAGCTCATCGAGCCGTACAGGCTGAAGGAGGACGACATGGAGCAGGAAGCTGCAGAGAGGCTGAAGGCCCAGGAGCCCTGGAGGATTACCGACAACGAGCTGGAGCTCTACAGGGCCAAG AACAACCGTCAGATCCGACTGAACGAACTGCTGAAGGAACACTCGAGTGCAGCGAAGCTCGTCGTCAT GAGCATGCCTCTGGCCAGGAAGGGCACGGTGTCCAGCGCCCTCTACATGTGCTGGCTGGAGACGCTGTCCAAGGACCTCCCACCTCTGCTGCTGGTCCGGGGAAACCACCAGAGTGTGCTCACCTTCTactcctaa